In the Synergistaceae bacterium DZ-S4 genome, ATTATTCTCTATCGAACTTGCCTTTTCGTGACAAAGGTGATATGGTGCGTTTATGCCAAGTAAATTCTCTGCGAGGAGTGAGACCTGTCATGACCGAGGAAAAGGATACTGTCGTCCTCAAACGAAAACTGTATGACCGTTTGTTGGAGTGGAAGAATAAGAGCAGAGGGACCAGCGCACTGATGATCAACGGTGCGAGACGAGTTGGAAAAAGCTTCCTCTGCCGGCAATTCGCTGAGAACGAGTACGAGAGTTATATAATGATCGACTTTGGGAACGCACCGGTGGAGATCCTTGATTTGTTTAAATATGACAGCTCGAATCTGGACCTCTTTTTCGCGAAGCTTTCCGCCTTCTACTCGACATTGCTCCACAAAAGGTCGTCGGTCATTATATTTGACGAGGTGCAGCAGTATCCACGAGCAAGGCAGTTGATAAAATATCTCGTGGAGGATGGAAGATATGACTATATTGAAACAGGTTCTCTTATTCGCATCAGAAAGAATGTTCAGGACATTATAATACCGTCTGAGGAGGAACATGTTGAGATGTTTCCTCTGGATCTTGAGGAGTTCCTGTGGGCGCTGGGCGACTTTGCCACGATGCCGCTTGTCAGAAGCTGCTTCAATAACAGGACTCCTTTGGGGCAGGCCCTTCATCGCAAGGTGATGAACGATTTTCGCCAATACGTTATTGTCGGAGGAATGCCGCAGGCAGTGCTGGCATATCTCCGGAACAAGGAATTTGAGTCTGTTGACGCGGTAAAGAGACAAATAATAACTTTATACCGGAATGATGTTTCAAAGTTTGCCGCCGGGTATGAGAATAAAGTCATCGCTGTTTTTGACGGTATCCCGGGACAGCTTTCAAAGAAGGAGAAAAAGTACAGGCTTTCGTCTATTTCCAAGGAGGCCCGCTTCAGGAATTTCGAGGATTCTTTCATATGGCTGCACGAGGCGATGATAGTAAATACCTCCCTGAACGCGACAGATCCGCATGTCGGCCTGGCGCTCAGCGCAGATAAAGCAACACAGAAGTGCTATATGGCCGATACCGGGCTTTTGATCACACTCGCGTTTATGGATAAGCCATTCGTGGAGAACGAGCTGTACAGGGCCGTTCTTTTTGACAGGCTGGAAATCAACGAGGGCATGATAATGGAGAACGTGGTCGCTCAAATGCTGCGAACTCGAGGCCACAAGCTCTATTTTTATTCGCGGAACGATCCAAATAACAGGGAGAACCACATGGAGATAGATTTTCTGATAACCGAAGAGAGAAAGATAGCGCCGATAGAGGTCAAATCAGGCAAATACCGCTCTCACTCCTCGCTGGACAAGTTTAGGAAAAAATTTTCCAAAAGCCTTGGCAGTTCCTATATCCTTTATACCAATGACGTAATGGTAAAGGACGGCATAGTCCATCTGCCGTTATATATGGCAATGCTGCTGTAAAGGACAGACTGCTAAGCATTTTTTAGAGGCGGCTGATCTGTAGTAGGGATCAAGGGGCAGGTTCGGGGAATTTGCATCGCTTCGCATCGCGGTGAACTCAAGATTTATGACCCAATTCAACTCGACTTGCCTTGTCGCAAATTTTCCGGGGCGGTTTGTTGCACGTTGCTGACAGCAGCGTGCATATTTTTTGTATGGCGTTATTGTATTTTTAATATTATTCGCTATACTTGTATAGCAATAATAAGGAGGGATTTCTATGCTTGCAGTGAGACTGGATAAACCACTGGAGGAGCGACTTGAAAAACTTGCCGATAAAACCGGCAGAACTAAGACTTGGTATGCGCGGAAGGCAATTGAGACATATCTTGATGATATTGAAGATGCTGCACTTGCGGCAGCTGCATATGAAGAATACATCCTTGACGGAGAGGCTTCATCTTCCCTTGAGGAAGTGAGGTCGCGCCTTGGCTTGGCAGATTGAATTTTCAAGAAAGGCAGAAAAGGAACTCTCTTCGCTTGATAAGCCTCAGGCTCTGAGGATATTAAACTATCTTGATGAACTGGCCGGCCTTGATGACCCCAGAAGAAGAGGAAAAGCCCTTGTCGCAGATCTCTCCGGGCTATGGCGCTACCGAGTAGGCGCATGGCGTATTCTATGCAGGATAGAAGACAGCCGCTTCCTTGTTTTGGTAGTGAAACTCGGACACCGAAGCTCCGTTTATGACCAAGATTAGTTTAAAGCGGAGAGTACATCCGCTGGGGAATTCAAGCTTTATGATTTGAGGGCATGGCCAATTCACCGCTGAATGGTTCTTTCAGCAAATTCTCCCGCGACTATCCTCGCGAATTCCCCGCGACCGGAGTTGTTGCAAATTTTCCGGCGGAGGAAGTTTCCGCCGGCCTTTACAACTGCTTCACCTCACCTTTGCAATAATTTCAATCGCCCACAGTGGGATATTGGTCAGCCAATCTTCCTTTTTGTAATCGGACATGGAGGTGCGAATCGCAGTTTTAGGCTTGAATTTCTCGCAATAGGTTTTCAGACTCTTGGCCTTCAAATTCTTCTCGGCCTTAACTTCAACGGGGATAACTTCTGTGCCTGTATCCAGCAAAAAGTCTATCTCAGCACTGCCGCGGTCATTCGTCCAATAGTATGTTCCAAGTTCCTTGACTGTCTTTAGCTGCTGAAGAACATACTGTTCCGTCAGAGCACCTTTGAACTCATTGAACAGCCTGTCTCCGTCAAGGAGGACTGTCTGCCCCAACCGCACCAGACAGGAGAGGAGCCCTACATCGACAAGGAAAAGTTTGAAGGCTTTCAAGTCCTCATATGCTTTTAAAGGCAGGTTAGGTTTTGTTGCACGCTGAACTTTATGGACAAGCCCGCAATCTGTCAGCCATAACATTGACATTTCGTAATCTTTTGCGCGCGCACCTTCTTTAATGAGACCATAAATAAACTTTTTGTTTTCCTTTGTAAGCTGTGACGGAATGCTGTTCCAGAGCATACGGATACGAGGCACTTCGGCGTTAGGCGCATGTTTGGAAAAGTCCTGCTCATAAGCAGTCAGGATACGCTGCTGTATATCCCGCACGCTGTTGAAATCACGATTTTCGGCAAAATTCTGTACAGCCTCCGGCATACCTCCGACATAGTAATAATGTTTGAGTAAATCTACATACTCCTGCTTAAAAGTGGTAGCCATGTCTAAGTCACCATTCTTAAGCAGATCTGCAAATTGTCCCTTCTGCATTGCCAGCATGAACTCAGTCAATGAGAGGGGGTAAAGGTCAAGGAACTCCACCTTGCCCACCGGGAACGATGTCCCGGGATGCAGTGCGACTCCAAGCAGGGAGCCGGCGCATACGATCTGATACTGTGGTGCGTTTTCGTTAAAATATTTAAGCGATGTCAGAGCTGCCGGCACTTCCTGTATTTCATCAAAAATAAGCAA is a window encoding:
- a CDS encoding AAA family ATPase is translated as MTEEKDTVVLKRKLYDRLLEWKNKSRGTSALMINGARRVGKSFLCRQFAENEYESYIMIDFGNAPVEILDLFKYDSSNLDLFFAKLSAFYSTLLHKRSSVIIFDEVQQYPRARQLIKYLVEDGRYDYIETGSLIRIRKNVQDIIIPSEEEHVEMFPLDLEEFLWALGDFATMPLVRSCFNNRTPLGQALHRKVMNDFRQYVIVGGMPQAVLAYLRNKEFESVDAVKRQIITLYRNDVSKFAAGYENKVIAVFDGIPGQLSKKEKKYRLSSISKEARFRNFEDSFIWLHEAMIVNTSLNATDPHVGLALSADKATQKCYMADTGLLITLAFMDKPFVENELYRAVLFDRLEINEGMIMENVVAQMLRTRGHKLYFYSRNDPNNRENHMEIDFLITEERKIAPIEVKSGKYRSHSSLDKFRKKFSKSLGSSYILYTNDVMVKDGIVHLPLYMAMLL
- a CDS encoding ribbon-helix-helix domain-containing protein — translated: MLAVRLDKPLEERLEKLADKTGRTKTWYARKAIETYLDDIEDAALAAAAYEEYILDGEASSSLEEVRSRLGLAD
- a CDS encoding type II toxin-antitoxin system RelE/ParE family toxin — protein: MAWQIEFSRKAEKELSSLDKPQALRILNYLDELAGLDDPRRRGKALVADLSGLWRYRVGAWRILCRIEDSRFLVLVVKLGHRSSVYDQD
- a CDS encoding ATP-binding protein, which translates into the protein MYRKAIEDLHKWKNKENKKPLIIRGARQVGKTWLMKEFGNIAYTDTVYINFENNPQMAGLFAADMKIDRIITGIEIYNGRKIDPQNTLLIFDEIQEVPAALTSLKYFNENAPQYQIVCAGSLLGVALHPGTSFPVGKVEFLDLYPLSLTEFMLAMQKGQFADLLKNGDLDMATTFKQEYVDLLKHYYYVGGMPEAVQNFAENRDFNSVRDIQQRILTAYEQDFSKHAPNAEVPRIRMLWNSIPSQLTKENKKFIYGLIKEGARAKDYEMSMLWLTDCGLVHKVQRATKPNLPLKAYEDLKAFKLFLVDVGLLSCLVRLGQTVLLDGDRLFNEFKGALTEQYVLQQLKTVKELGTYYWTNDRGSAEIDFLLDTGTEVIPVEVKAEKNLKAKSLKTYCEKFKPKTAIRTSMSDYKKEDWLTNIPLWAIEIIAKVR